CAGGTTTAGAGAGTTTTGGAAGGATTTGGTGGATAGCAAAAAGTCCACAAATGAAGTTCTAAAACACATACTTAGAATATATTTGCGTGAGTTGTTCGATGCACATAAAATTTATGTGCAACGAACGCCTCCCAACACAAATATGTTCGAAGTTAGCATTGCTCGGGCTACATGAGGGTGGAGCTTCCCGATTGGATACACATGGGAGATTTTTCTTGTATACCTTTTATACCCTCGCTCTGCACATGGGAGATTTTTGGGCGCAGCCCGTGAAACAAAAAAAGTGAGACAGTGGTCAAAAAGCTGAAATGGACATTTATAATATGGATGTTGGTCAAAAAGTACAATGATCAACTTTGATTCTAATGTTGGCTTTTGATCTGTGTTTGGTTAAATGACTAGAATGCCCATCGCAATGCTCAAGGAGGTGCGGCCAGACCCAGTACCACAAGCCCTGCATGTTTTTCTGCCAGAAATGCTGCACCAAATGCCTGTGTGTGCCCCCAGGGTATTATGGGAACAAAGCTGTGTGCCCTTGCTACAACAACTGGAAGACCAAGGAAGGTGGCCCCAAGTGCCCTTAGAAAATCCACATTCAAATCCTTATTTACAATAGTAGCTAGATATTTATAATTACAACTAGCTACTTGATATTGAGTCATTGAGTAGTGACTCCATATATTTATTGtgtttttggtgttgtttcctTTGGAGCCATGACTATTAAGTATTAATTACTGATGTAACCAGTCACACCATCCTGTTGTTTAAAGAATGGGAGGGGCTAATCTATGACTGGATCTTTATGTATCCGAATCGAGACGCTCTTGATAAGTCGTGTTCGTCTTCTTCCGAATCGAGATGATCTTGAGAGCCCATCAAACTTCAGATCATATTGGCTAATATAATTAGACATATTTGACCTATaaagatctttagcaatagCTTAAGAGCCCAACGTTTTTAAGTGACAGTTGGACCAATTGAAGGCCTTAATAATCTTTAAATCTAGCCTGAACTGATCTATATATGTTATCATGCAAATGGCACCCAACAACAGATTCAAGACTCTTTCACAACTCAGCCACAAAATAAGACTGATCTGCAATGCTAAATGAAAGTTGATGACTAATGGATACTAATTCATGAGAGAAAGCGCAAGGAAGAGGAAATAAAATTGTATGAACATTGCTTACAGCAACTGAATAATCATCTTTTAAGCAATGGCATCATTTCCATCGTAGGTCGTTTGACACAATAATTAGGAAGTGTAGTACAGTAGAGTATAACTAAGGGGAAAGATAGATCAAAGATAATTTCATATATGGTAGCTCGAAAGGATCTAACGAAACATGATATCCTAGCTCAATAGATGACCAAATTCATGTAACCGACttcaattgattgggacttaaagCTGCAtttagttttggtttggtttcccTACAAGGTAAGAGAAGAGAAGGACCATGTTCATttggggattttggatttgtgaTTCTCTCTCTGCGCACGGTTTCctataaattttctctcaattattattctcatttctctatctatctatttccactcattacccaaaatcaaaattcaaaaattaaaaaacgaaCATGGTGCATAAGGAaccagcagcaacaacaacaaaggaGTGGTTAGCAATTAAATTCTAACTAAAAGAAGGTACTGGTGAATCACACGGTCGGCTGGGGTTATGCCTACAGGGAGGGCTACCAACCTCAACAAGTAGCCCATCATAGTTGCTTCCCACAAGAAGAGGGTATGCTGTTATTGCCACCAATTTTTGCAGCCCCAATCCAAATGCAAATGCATTTGCTTTTGTGACCTAATAGTTACAGCTCCCAGTAGCCCAAGAGGCCGAGACCAACTCGAGGCCCAAAGATTGAAATAGGAATCAGTCACCTCTCCAAACCAAAATTTATGCCTCTACCATACTCTTCTAAGTAAGTTATAATCACCTCACCAACTGCCTTTTAAAACTTTTCTACGTTCACTCATCTCACCAGATGGGTTTCATTCATCTTCGATggtacattattttatttctatatatttctacccaaggggttggcctggtAGTCAAGGCCTAGGACTTAGAGATTTGCTCCCCCTTAAGGTCTCAAATTCGAAACCTCCCAGGTGCCAATATTCCCTATGGAGCTTTGCTCTGACTTTAATTGGGCGGTGGGATTGAGCCATcgggattagtcaaggtgcacgTAAGCAAACTCAGACACTGaagttataagaaaaaaaatgatgcatTATTGTTTTTAGAAGATACGCATTTGATCATTTATAATAGATGATGGAGGCAGCATAAGAACAACTAGAATGATTGTTCATAGTCAACCATCTTGGAATGCAAATTCAGTCCATTTAGTAAAGCCAAGAGGTGGATACCCTCACAAGCTTCATGCGAATCATCCCCAGAAAAGAATCTATGGATGGAGCCACCTACCTGAACACAGCTCACCCCAGTCATCTTCTTCAACCCTCTGTCTCTCATACCTCTTCTCACGCGTTCTGCATTCTCCCACATCCCAACATCAGCGTACTTGTTCGCGATCATCACAAAGTTCCCACCGCTTCTTGGCTCCAGTTCAAACAAACTCTTTCCGACCTTCTCCCCCACACCACTGTAGTCGTTAATGTCGTGGATCTTGCACGCGCTTAGTAACGTCCTCCACACGACTGCATCTGGTTTAACAGGCATCTTCGCAATGAAGGTATAAGCTTCTCTAAGAAGGCCAGCGCGACCAAAGCAATCCACCATAGCACCGTAATGTGCCATCACAGGTTTAATTCCGTGCAAATCTTGCATTTCATGGAAGAATCGACGTCCATCCTCCACAAGTCCAACATGACTACAAGCACATAAGACCCCTAAATATGTCACATAGTTAGGCTTAATTGCACCTCCATTCATCTTTTCGAAAAGCGCAAGGGCTTCCATGGCACACCCATGTTGTGCGAACCCCAAAATCATAGCACTCCACGTCCATACACTCCGTTCATCCATCCTATCAAAAACCCGGCCAGCACAATATACGTCACCACACTTCGCGTACATATCGAGAAGGGAAGTGCCCAATTTACAATTCACAATAAGCCCTTTTTCAATCACCTGAGAATGAACCCATTTGCCCAAGCTCAAGTTCCCTAACCCCACACAAGCCGAAAGCAAACCCACCATTGTGACTTCATCCGTCTCAAACCCACAATCTCTCATCCTCACAAAAAGCTCCATCGAATCTTTAATTCTATCGTTCTCAATGCAAGCAGAAACAATGGAATTCCAAGAAACAATGGTTCTCATCGTCATTTCATCAAACACCCGGCGTGCATAGTTAATCTTCCCACAAGACCCGTAAAACAGAACCAAAGTGTTCTGAACATAAATAACCGAATCCTCACCACGCTTTAAAGCATCCGTGTGGATCTGTCTCCCTACTTTAATTGCGCCAATCGCCGCACACGCTTTGAATAGGAATGGGTAAGTTAGCCTATTGGGTCTAATGCCCCGACCTCGCATCGAAAGGAAAACCCACAAGGCTTGTTTTGGGGTGTTTCTTACGGAATAGCCTCTGATCAGATTGTTCCATGAAGAGAGCATTGAGTTATTGGATTTTCGGATAACGAGACGGACGTAGCTCAAGCTTCCGTTGGGATGTAAGGCGCAGAAGTGGGTAATGGATTTTGAAATGAGTGGGTCTGATTGGAGCCCTGAGATTTGGATTTGAGCGTGGATTTGATAGAGTTGTTTCATGGAAGTGCATTTCTTGAGTAGAGAAAGGCATTTTAGCCTTTTGGAGACCAAATTCGTATTACAGTCGGAGATTTTTGGCGGTTGAATGCGGGTAGCCGTTAATTTGGTCAGTGGAACCATGCCATGGGCTTTCAGGGATGGGAGTTTCTCAAACGCCTACTAGTCTAGTAGTAATTGATTTCTTTTATCCCCTTTCCGATCTATTCTTTCTTCCCTCGCTTTCAGATCTCGTTTGATAACAATGAAAGATGAATGAGATTCATAAGAAGATGAGATTTTAAAATTGGTAATATGAAGACATTGATAATGAATATACTTATTTAGGATGAGATTAGGATTAGATTGATAACAGTCTCAAAACAGAGAATTAATAGTCCAAATGAACTATTAGTCCAGTCTCATGGGCGAATCAAGTTATCAAATGGGGCCTCAGTCTCCTAACGGCCaaattctctcctctctttccatTGTGAGatggttgagactctctctTATTATTTTCGGGCTTCAGAGATCTCGATTTGGAGTTCAAGATCTGGGTACTGGCTCTTGAAGCAAGTCGATTTGGGCGACGGTTTCCTGAGCTTTCCAATGACAACGGTAAAGATGTTAGATAGCAAATTCAGTGATGATACCGCGACACGAGCAAGATCCAGTAAAAATCCCCCATCTATCCACCTCCACGAGCGGAGTACTAGATTAGACATAAGAGCCGCTTTGTCCgcttgaccgaaaaaaaaataagagccgctttgtgtatttatttatttttttcttatattgTCGGACCGATAACGTCCTTTTCAGTTTTCATGTTCGCTCTTGTACTCGTTTTATTTAATATATGATATGCCTCACTTTCCATTAAAAAACCTAAGaattttttgatccaaaaaccTTCTAATTTATTCTGTCCTAGGTGGAATTTGAACCCTGGATGAAGGGCTTATTATGTGCCCGACAAACTGAATTAGAAGGCAACTTCGATTGGTTCAACTAAGATGACGGTAATTTTTcacattttgttctttttattttactatTATTTATACCTACATTAAggcttttttctctctttgagGAATTTTCTCAACCCTTTATTGGGGGATAGTCAGTTTAATTAGGGCTTTTCTCCTATGGTTTGAACTTGGCTTTTCTTATAGAATCTTTATTACCCA
This DNA window, taken from Rhododendron vialii isolate Sample 1 chromosome 8a, ASM3025357v1, encodes the following:
- the LOC131335088 gene encoding pentatricopeptide repeat-containing protein At2g36730 → MVPLTKLTATRIQPPKISDCNTNLVSKRLKCLSLLKKCTSMKQLYQIHAQIQISGLQSDPLISKSITHFCALHPNGSLSYVRLVIRKSNNSMLSSWNNLIRGYSVRNTPKQALWVFLSMRGRGIRPNRLTYPFLFKACAAIGAIKVGRQIHTDALKRGEDSVIYVQNTLVLFYGSCGKINYARRVFDEMTMRTIVSWNSIVSACIENDRIKDSMELFVRMRDCGFETDEVTMVGLLSACVGLGNLSLGKWVHSQVIEKGLIVNCKLGTSLLDMYAKCGDVYCAGRVFDRMDERSVWTWSAMILGFAQHGCAMEALALFEKMNGGAIKPNYVTYLGVLCACSHVGLVEDGRRFFHEMQDLHGIKPVMAHYGAMVDCFGRAGLLREAYTFIAKMPVKPDAVVWRTLLSACKIHDINDYSGVGEKVGKSLFELEPRSGGNFVMIANKYADVGMWENAERVRRGMRDRGLKKMTGVSCVQVGGSIHRFFSGDDSHEACEGIHLLALLNGLNLHSKMVDYEQSF
- the LOC131335087 gene encoding gibberellin-regulated protein 6-like, whose amino-acid sequence is MAKFVAFILLALLAISMVQTTVLASHGHGGHHKKPYGPGSLKSSQCPSQCSRRCGQTQYHKPCMFFCQKCCTKCLCVPPGYYGNKAVCPCYNNWKTKEGGPKCP